In the genome of Sorangium aterium, one region contains:
- a CDS encoding RNA polymerase sigma factor produces the protein MINHALNGDRRSIEALTRHAHPRIAGQVARYPLDDEDRIDLVQTVLLQIPLKIRSLRGQLSFDGWLFRLTATAALPLLRSRRRERARFVAYSDIEEVASLPSVTMASLENVVLAERRNARLRHALRDAPADYREVLLARYDEGRSLNEIARTLALNKREVQSRLRGARAHLRSILGDDR, from the coding sequence TTGATCAACCATGCGCTCAACGGCGACCGCCGATCAATCGAAGCGCTCACGCGACATGCCCACCCGCGCATAGCCGGCCAGGTCGCACGCTATCCGCTCGACGATGAAGATCGAATCGACCTCGTCCAAACAGTACTGCTGCAGATCCCCCTCAAGATTCGCTCGCTCCGCGGCCAGCTCAGCTTCGACGGCTGGCTGTTCAGGCTGACCGCAACCGCTGCGCTCCCTCTCCTGCGGTCTCGACGACGCGAGCGCGCGCGCTTCGTCGCATACAGCGACATCGAGGAAGTCGCCTCGCTTCCATCGGTGACCATGGCCAGCCTGGAGAACGTCGTGCTGGCCGAGCGGCGCAACGCACGCCTCCGGCATGCGCTCCGCGACGCGCCGGCGGACTACCGAGAGGTGTTGCTCGCCAGGTACGACGAGGGCCGTAGTCTGAATGAGATCGCGCGTACGCTCGCGCTGAACAAGCGCGAGGTGCAGTCTCGGCTGCGAGGCGCGCGGGCGCACCTGCGCTCGATCCTCGGGGATGATCGCTAG
- a CDS encoding serine/threonine-protein kinase: MSATKNEHHTARSRVFNAEEGALEEAPPSRPTSAAGGARSSGVAAAFAPSSMEPSGADDDVPVEVELRPSSRPSRAGWVEGPASEVPPSFRAPPSFRAPPPLRQMAPRLGRQSEPDADEISGRTSPVPISEGEPSLEIPPPDEVEPRERRPPGAKDPYIGTTFDHRYKIERLLGEGGMGFVYLARHKVIDKRVAVKVLRAELARDREIFERFVQEARSASSIGNPHIVDISDFGDLPDGSTYFVMEYLEGVSLAQLIDSPNDLPMERICHIALQLSAGLAAAHDAGIIHRDLKPDNVFVVARGSDPNFVKILDFGIAKVSTSTTTKLTRAGAVFGTPHYMSPEQAAGAPIDHRTDIYSLGVMLYELVSRQLPFNADNFMGILTQHMYKAPVPIRALVGGPDCPPGLEAVILKCLSKKPESRYQTMGDLHADLEQVKCGGVPGAVAEMMARSGGFNVPHDYFKTSKVIVPATPPSPPRSHWPRYVWVAGAAAAVGIVTAIFVIGASGSARDNAQKAQKPPVEAPAKPAPPEPPPVQKMAVALAAVPETAVGYRNGVELKLPASIDVEQGQTVTIDIRAEGYQTSTVVLDGTEPSKLVKLEADEKSGPKARPGAGRPPAVPATRTPKNPDVRDPWAHPKR; this comes from the coding sequence ATGAGCGCCACCAAAAACGAGCACCACACCGCGCGCAGCAGGGTCTTCAACGCCGAGGAAGGCGCGCTCGAGGAGGCACCGCCGTCGCGCCCCACGAGCGCGGCTGGCGGGGCTCGCTCGTCCGGTGTCGCGGCCGCGTTCGCGCCGTCGTCCATGGAGCCGAGCGGCGCCGATGACGACGTGCCGGTGGAGGTCGAGCTCCGCCCCTCGTCGAGGCCCTCCAGGGCGGGGTGGGTCGAGGGGCCCGCGAGCGAGGTGCCGCCGAGCTTCCGGGCTCCGCCGAGCTTCCGGGCGCCGCCGCCGCTGCGCCAGATGGCCCCGCGGCTCGGGCGGCAGAGCGAGCCGGACGCCGACGAGATCAGCGGGCGAACGAGCCCGGTGCCGATCAGCGAAGGGGAGCCTTCCCTGGAGATCCCGCCGCCGGACGAGGTCGAGCCGCGCGAGCGGCGGCCGCCGGGCGCCAAGGACCCTTACATCGGGACGACCTTCGATCACCGGTACAAGATCGAGCGGCTGCTCGGCGAGGGCGGGATGGGGTTCGTCTACCTCGCCCGCCACAAGGTCATCGACAAGCGCGTCGCGGTGAAGGTGCTCCGCGCGGAGCTCGCGCGGGACCGCGAGATCTTCGAGCGCTTCGTGCAGGAGGCCCGCTCCGCGTCGAGCATCGGCAACCCGCACATCGTGGACATCTCCGATTTCGGCGACCTGCCGGACGGCTCCACGTACTTCGTCATGGAGTACCTGGAAGGCGTGAGCCTGGCGCAGCTCATCGACTCGCCGAACGACCTGCCGATGGAGCGCATCTGCCACATCGCGCTGCAGCTGTCCGCGGGGCTCGCCGCCGCGCACGACGCCGGCATCATCCACCGCGATCTCAAGCCGGACAACGTCTTCGTGGTCGCCCGCGGCAGCGATCCGAACTTCGTGAAGATCCTCGACTTCGGGATCGCGAAGGTGTCGACGAGCACGACGACCAAGCTGACGCGCGCCGGCGCGGTGTTCGGGACGCCGCACTACATGTCCCCGGAGCAGGCCGCGGGGGCGCCCATCGATCACAGGACCGACATCTATTCGCTCGGCGTGATGCTCTATGAGCTCGTGAGCCGCCAGCTCCCGTTCAACGCCGACAACTTCATGGGGATCCTGACGCAGCACATGTACAAGGCGCCGGTCCCCATCCGCGCGCTCGTCGGCGGCCCCGACTGCCCGCCCGGGCTCGAGGCGGTGATCCTGAAGTGCCTCTCCAAGAAGCCGGAGTCGCGCTACCAGACCATGGGCGATCTCCACGCCGACCTCGAGCAGGTGAAGTGCGGGGGCGTGCCTGGCGCGGTCGCCGAGATGATGGCGCGCTCGGGCGGCTTCAACGTGCCGCACGATTACTTCAAGACCTCGAAGGTGATCGTCCCCGCGACGCCGCCGTCGCCCCCGCGCTCGCACTGGCCCCGCTACGTGTGGGTGGCCGGGGCGGCGGCCGCGGTGGGGATCGTGACGGCGATCTTCGTCATCGGCGCGAGCGGGTCTGCCAGGGACAACGCCCAGAAGGCGCAGAAGCCGCCGGTCGAGGCGCCCGCCAAGCCGGCGCCCCCCGAGCCGCCGCCGGTGCAGAAGATGGCGGTCGCGCTGGCCGCGGTGCCGGAGACGGCGGTCGGCTACCGCAACGGCGTGGAGCTGAAGCTGCCGGCGAGCATCGACGTGGAGCAGGGGCAGACGGTCACGATCGACATCCGGGCCGAGGGGTACCAGACGAGCACGGTGGTGCTCGACGGCACCGAGCCGAGCAAGCTCGTGAAGCTCGAGGCCGACGAGAAGAGCGGTCCGAAGGCGAGGCCCGGGGCGGGCCGGCCGCCGGCGGTGCCGGCGACACGGACCCCCAAGAACCCGGATGTCCGGGACCCCTGGGCTCACCCGAAGAGGTGA
- a CDS encoding CCA tRNA nucleotidyltransferase, whose amino-acid sequence MTPIDHLIDAVPEDVLGICRRLRERGKRGWIVGGCVRDLLRGQDAKDWDVATDARPEEVVAAFRKVIPTGIQHGTVTVLVRGVPYEVTTLRGDGTYSDGRRPDRVEFVDDITADLARRDFTMNAIAIDPVDGHLIDPFGGRSDLEAKIIRAVGDPGARFAEDGLRVLRAARFAATLEGTLDPETERAMGTARSHQTFRCVSAERVRDEWLKAMRARRPSVAFEIMRRTELLAITCPEMIESVGCEQNRWHAYDVWGHAMACLDACKPEPILRVAALMHDIGKPRTREFSEKTRDYTFYEHERVGAEMADPILTRLRFSNDERARIVALIRHHLICYDDTWTDAAVRRWLRRVTPALAPDLYEIGFADALGKGREATEDIATIGRLRERVDALLAAGAALSAKDLAVNGNRLMKELGIPPSRLVGELLERLVELVTEEPEANTPERLLAAARELVASKSTV is encoded by the coding sequence GTGACCCCGATCGATCACCTCATCGACGCCGTCCCCGAGGACGTGCTCGGCATCTGTCGCCGCCTCCGCGAGCGCGGCAAGCGCGGCTGGATCGTGGGCGGCTGCGTGCGCGACCTGCTCCGCGGGCAGGACGCCAAGGACTGGGACGTCGCGACCGACGCGCGGCCGGAAGAGGTCGTGGCCGCGTTCCGGAAGGTGATCCCGACCGGGATCCAGCACGGGACGGTGACCGTCCTCGTGCGCGGCGTGCCGTACGAGGTCACGACCCTGCGCGGCGACGGGACCTACAGCGACGGCAGGCGGCCGGATCGGGTCGAGTTCGTGGACGACATCACCGCCGATCTCGCGCGGCGGGACTTCACCATGAACGCCATCGCGATCGATCCGGTGGACGGGCACCTCATCGATCCGTTCGGCGGGCGGAGCGATCTCGAGGCGAAGATCATCCGCGCGGTCGGGGATCCGGGCGCGCGGTTCGCCGAGGACGGGCTGCGGGTGCTGCGCGCGGCGCGCTTCGCCGCGACGCTGGAGGGCACGCTGGACCCCGAGACCGAGCGCGCCATGGGCACCGCGCGGTCGCACCAGACGTTCCGCTGCGTGAGCGCGGAGCGGGTGCGCGACGAGTGGCTGAAGGCGATGCGCGCGCGCCGCCCGAGCGTGGCGTTCGAGATCATGCGCCGGACGGAGCTGCTGGCGATCACCTGCCCGGAGATGATCGAGTCGGTCGGGTGCGAGCAGAACCGGTGGCACGCCTACGACGTGTGGGGGCACGCGATGGCCTGCCTCGACGCGTGCAAGCCCGAGCCGATCCTCCGCGTGGCGGCGCTGATGCACGACATCGGGAAGCCGAGGACGCGCGAGTTCTCCGAGAAGACGAGGGACTACACGTTCTATGAGCACGAGCGGGTCGGGGCCGAGATGGCCGACCCGATCCTCACGCGGCTCCGCTTCTCGAACGACGAGCGCGCGCGGATCGTGGCGCTCATTCGACACCACCTGATCTGCTACGACGACACCTGGACGGACGCAGCGGTGCGCCGCTGGCTCCGCCGGGTGACCCCGGCGCTGGCGCCGGATCTCTACGAGATCGGCTTCGCCGACGCGCTCGGCAAGGGGCGCGAGGCGACCGAGGACATCGCCACGATAGGGCGGCTCCGGGAGCGCGTGGACGCGCTGCTCGCGGCGGGCGCGGCGCTCTCCGCCAAGGATCTCGCCGTGAACGGCAATCGATTGATGAAGGAGCTCGGCATTCCGCCGAGCCGGCTCGTCGGCGAGCTCCTGGAGCGCCTCGTCGAGCTCGTCACCGAAGAGCCCGAGGCGAACACGCCCGAGCGCCTGCTCGCGGCGGCGCGCGAACTCGTCGCCTCGAAGAGCACAGTCTAG
- a CDS encoding FAD-dependent monooxygenase: MLRIAILGGGIAGLGAAISLAGRGFDVEVFERHAAPTDIGAGIVCWPNASFVLQELGLLDSVAGLAGRPTRMRRVSWTGEELGALDIRKLDELMGSPSLSVLRRELQAALLSRVDGLGVRVRYGHAADRIEPSAAGPASVHFANGATVAADVILGADGRMRSVARAFVHGDNRPRYQGFVNWLGTFESDRAVFSESQIEVMDCWGVGVRFGVVPVSRSKAYWAGAAACPEARGKEPADYRAELRALFRGWPSPIPELIEETPSERMNKIYVHDHDPIDTWHRDNVLLIGDAAHAALPTSGQGASQALEDAWHLAECLSSAASLEEAFTAFTKRRHAKNAAINAGARDLARSLFATDPALCEARDRRSKATDYEAMVQGMARGWSSGLPMSGRPGAPSARPQA, encoded by the coding sequence ATGTTGAGGATAGCCATTCTTGGAGGCGGGATCGCCGGGCTGGGCGCGGCGATCTCCCTCGCCGGACGGGGGTTCGACGTGGAGGTTTTCGAGAGGCACGCTGCGCCGACGGACATCGGCGCGGGGATCGTCTGCTGGCCAAACGCCTCGTTCGTGCTCCAGGAGCTCGGGCTCCTGGACTCCGTAGCCGGGCTGGCCGGGCGCCCGACCCGGATGCGGAGGGTCTCGTGGACCGGCGAGGAGCTCGGCGCGCTGGACATCCGGAAGCTGGACGAGCTCATGGGGTCCCCGAGCCTCTCGGTGCTGAGGAGAGAGCTCCAGGCGGCGCTGCTGTCCCGCGTCGACGGGCTGGGTGTCCGCGTGCGGTACGGGCACGCCGCCGATCGCATCGAGCCCTCGGCCGCCGGCCCGGCGAGCGTCCACTTCGCGAACGGAGCGACCGTCGCGGCGGACGTGATCCTCGGAGCGGACGGGCGGATGAGATCGGTCGCGAGGGCGTTCGTGCACGGCGACAATCGCCCGAGATACCAGGGCTTCGTCAACTGGCTTGGCACGTTCGAGAGCGATCGCGCGGTGTTCTCGGAATCGCAGATCGAGGTGATGGACTGCTGGGGTGTCGGCGTGCGCTTCGGCGTCGTGCCCGTATCTCGGTCGAAGGCGTACTGGGCCGGCGCCGCGGCCTGCCCTGAGGCTCGGGGCAAGGAGCCAGCAGATTACCGGGCCGAGCTCCGCGCCCTCTTCCGCGGGTGGCCCAGCCCGATACCGGAATTGATAGAGGAGACGCCCTCCGAGCGCATGAACAAGATCTACGTCCACGATCACGATCCCATCGACACGTGGCATCGAGACAACGTCTTGCTGATCGGCGACGCCGCGCACGCGGCGCTGCCCACGTCGGGCCAAGGCGCCAGTCAGGCCCTCGAAGACGCGTGGCACCTGGCCGAGTGCCTGAGCAGCGCGGCCTCCCTCGAGGAGGCGTTCACCGCCTTCACGAAGCGCCGCCACGCCAAGAACGCCGCGATCAACGCGGGCGCCCGCGACCTCGCGCGCTCGCTGTTCGCGACCGACCCTGCGCTCTGCGAGGCGAGGGATCGCAGGAGCAAGGCGACCGACTACGAGGCCATGGTCCAGGGCATGGCGAGGGGCTGGTCCAGCGGACTGCCGATGAGCGGGCGTCCGGGCGCCCCGTCGGCTCGGCCTCAGGCCTGA
- a CDS encoding sulfatase-like hydrolase/transferase, protein MITAEPGPPPPPSAAGSHDSVPPRSQSGPPARQSAPPGRSLPPPGRSAPPPPRRSAWTTRLGEACVLGLGVASLSAVPTALRTARAGASFLDGLLVGTAVLLPLVTLALILSRAAGRGFRGIVGTGGERLAVLRVALWIGVAFPVLAALAALLKATTHHRGLAGATFGVLGLAGVAAAALVTQRLVALGDRLAARGVKPWLLAVAGTAIGVVPLVAALAPLAAHAGNTSGDAGAAVRAAIVDGAIALVATALVSSVDLSAAVGRLAGIAGVPLAALVLMTATARIESFPPLGQAVRAGGGLAATLFSALEQWTDRDGDGMGSHFGGLDCDEGDPTRYHGARETPGDGIDQDCSDGAHEGAAPLPARAVAGSPAGALTTAAAGAKPAAASSAASTAPAGAPPAAPAGATAAAHVRAASAPAARDEGGAVIPAVLTKSISPAGATPASPAPAAAPMRPDVLLITLDTVRADHTSAYGYGRDTSPRLAELAARGVLFERAYAASSETQRAISPLVTGRRLNRAARDRREWPTLLPENDTLAERMKRAGYLTAAVSSFTWISQERGFDQGFDRFETVYGDAHPEREATGHLAVEKAIELLEGYAQRTQPIFLWLHLFDAHERYVAHPGIRFGSGRTAAYDGEIAYVDRQLGALLDAVARGPRAGRTAVIVHGSQGEGLGEHGPVGHGVELYEEAIRVPLVIALPGAAPGRYPHPVSTVDLAPTVLDIGGAEATAVEGASLTAIATGTERAPRGPVFARTARRAAVVDGQLKLLVIERKKRDRLLLFDLGSDPRETRDLSGERRFEADLGRLREKLSAFESPSQ, encoded by the coding sequence ATGATCACCGCCGAACCAGGTCCCCCGCCGCCGCCGAGCGCCGCCGGCTCTCATGACAGCGTCCCGCCGCGATCGCAGAGCGGTCCGCCCGCCCGGCAGAGCGCGCCGCCGGGGCGGTCCCTCCCCCCGCCGGGGCGGTCGGCCCCTCCGCCGCCGCGCCGCAGCGCCTGGACCACCCGCCTCGGCGAGGCCTGCGTGCTCGGCCTCGGCGTCGCCTCGCTCTCCGCCGTGCCGACCGCGCTGCGCACCGCCCGCGCCGGCGCCTCCTTCCTCGACGGGCTCCTCGTCGGCACCGCCGTCCTGCTCCCGCTCGTCACGCTCGCGCTCATCCTCTCGCGCGCCGCCGGCCGCGGCTTCCGCGGCATCGTCGGCACGGGCGGCGAGCGGCTCGCCGTCCTCCGCGTCGCGCTCTGGATCGGCGTCGCCTTCCCGGTGCTCGCCGCGCTCGCCGCCCTCCTCAAGGCGACGACCCACCACCGAGGCCTCGCCGGCGCGACCTTCGGCGTCCTCGGCCTCGCCGGCGTCGCGGCGGCGGCGCTCGTCACCCAGCGCCTCGTCGCGCTCGGCGATCGCCTCGCCGCCCGCGGCGTGAAGCCGTGGCTCCTCGCCGTCGCCGGCACGGCCATCGGCGTCGTGCCCCTCGTCGCCGCCCTCGCGCCGCTCGCCGCCCACGCGGGCAACACGAGCGGCGACGCCGGGGCCGCCGTGCGCGCCGCCATCGTCGACGGCGCCATCGCGCTCGTGGCGACCGCGCTCGTCTCGAGCGTCGACCTCAGCGCGGCCGTCGGCCGCCTCGCCGGCATCGCGGGCGTCCCGCTCGCCGCCCTGGTCCTCATGACCGCGACCGCCCGGATCGAGTCGTTCCCCCCGCTCGGCCAGGCCGTGCGCGCCGGCGGCGGCCTCGCGGCCACCCTCTTCAGCGCGCTCGAGCAGTGGACCGACCGCGACGGCGACGGGATGGGCTCGCACTTCGGCGGCCTCGACTGCGACGAGGGCGACCCCACCCGGTATCACGGCGCGCGGGAAACGCCGGGCGACGGCATCGATCAGGACTGCAGCGACGGAGCCCACGAGGGCGCCGCCCCCTTGCCCGCCAGGGCCGTCGCTGGCTCGCCTGCCGGCGCCCTCACGACCGCGGCTGCCGGCGCCAAGCCTGCCGCCGCATCCAGCGCCGCGTCGACCGCTCCCGCCGGCGCCCCGCCGGCCGCTCCCGCCGGCGCCACGGCGGCCGCGCACGTGCGCGCCGCGTCGGCGCCTGCCGCGCGCGACGAGGGCGGCGCGGTCATCCCGGCCGTCCTGACGAAGTCCATCTCCCCCGCCGGGGCCACGCCTGCCTCCCCCGCGCCCGCCGCCGCGCCGATGCGCCCCGACGTCCTCCTCATCACGCTCGACACGGTCCGCGCCGACCACACGTCGGCCTACGGCTACGGCCGCGACACCAGCCCGCGGCTCGCCGAGCTCGCGGCCCGCGGCGTGCTGTTCGAGCGCGCCTACGCCGCCTCGAGCGAGACGCAGCGGGCCATCTCGCCGCTCGTCACCGGCCGCCGCCTCAACCGGGCGGCGCGCGACCGCCGCGAGTGGCCGACGCTGCTGCCCGAGAACGACACCCTCGCGGAGCGCATGAAGCGCGCCGGCTACCTCACCGCCGCGGTCAGCTCGTTCACGTGGATCAGCCAGGAGCGCGGCTTCGATCAAGGGTTCGACCGCTTCGAGACCGTCTACGGCGACGCCCACCCGGAGCGCGAGGCGACAGGCCACCTCGCGGTCGAGAAGGCCATCGAGCTCCTCGAGGGGTATGCCCAGCGCACCCAGCCGATCTTCCTCTGGCTCCACCTCTTCGACGCTCACGAGCGCTACGTCGCCCACCCCGGCATCCGCTTCGGCTCCGGCAGGACCGCCGCCTACGACGGCGAGATCGCCTACGTCGACCGGCAGCTCGGCGCCCTGCTCGACGCCGTGGCGAGGGGCCCCCGCGCCGGCCGCACGGCGGTCATCGTCCACGGCTCGCAGGGAGAGGGGCTCGGCGAGCACGGCCCCGTCGGGCACGGCGTCGAGCTCTACGAGGAGGCGATCCGCGTCCCCCTCGTCATCGCCCTCCCCGGCGCCGCGCCAGGCCGTTATCCGCATCCCGTGAGCACGGTCGACCTCGCGCCCACCGTCCTCGACATCGGCGGCGCGGAGGCCACGGCCGTCGAAGGCGCCTCCCTGACCGCCATCGCCACGGGCACCGAGCGCGCGCCCCGGGGACCGGTGTTCGCTCGCACGGCCCGCCGCGCCGCGGTCGTCGACGGGCAGCTCAAGCTCCTCGTGATCGAACGAAAGAAGCGGGACCGGCTGCTCCTGTTCGATCTCGGGAGCGATCCCCGCGAGACCCGCGACCTGTCCGGCGAGCGGCGCTTCGAGGCCGACCTCGGGCGGCTCCGCGAAAAGTTGTCTGCCTTCGAGTCTCCCTCGCAGTAG
- a CDS encoding guanine deaminase → MSARSPESPRAYRGRLLTPIPASPDGAQVRTIDDALLVVGSDGRIAQAAPFAPGAFRGPVLDLRPAVLMPGFIDAHVHFPQTRVIGSASGPLLDWLERSVFPEEARFRDEAYATLVAGEFTGRLLASGTTTCVVFSSSCAGATDRLFRALLAAGLRGIAGLTLMDQSCPEALRVPRDEAIPAARDLVQRWHGEGGGLLEFAITPRFAPSCSRPLMEAAARLARDHGLLVQTHVAENPAEGEATLRAHPWARDYVDVYDRVGLLTGRALLAHAIHLSPREWDRLAETGSSVVHCPDSNFFLGSGRMRLSDPRARGVPVGLGSDVGAGRSFDMRRSMSSAFDNALCLGDRPTPADLFVLATQGTADAVGLGRVVGSLDVGKEADFIAVRFPEHVIGEAETLNHLVFASDATVQRAFVRGQPVYP, encoded by the coding sequence ATGAGCGCGCGCTCGCCGGAGTCGCCGCGCGCCTACCGCGGTCGCCTGCTCACCCCGATCCCCGCGTCGCCGGACGGCGCTCAGGTCCGGACCATCGACGACGCGCTGCTCGTGGTCGGCAGCGACGGTCGGATCGCCCAGGCAGCGCCGTTCGCCCCGGGCGCGTTCCGCGGGCCGGTGCTCGACCTGCGGCCTGCGGTGTTGATGCCTGGCTTCATCGACGCGCACGTCCATTTCCCGCAGACGCGCGTCATCGGCAGCGCCAGCGGCCCGCTGCTCGACTGGCTGGAGCGGTCGGTCTTCCCCGAGGAGGCCCGCTTCCGCGACGAGGCCTATGCCACGCTCGTCGCCGGCGAGTTCACGGGTCGGCTGCTCGCGTCGGGCACGACCACCTGCGTCGTCTTCTCCAGCTCGTGCGCCGGCGCGACCGACCGGCTGTTCCGCGCCCTCTTGGCCGCCGGCTTGCGCGGCATCGCCGGCCTCACGCTCATGGACCAGAGCTGCCCGGAGGCGCTCCGCGTCCCTCGCGACGAGGCCATCCCCGCCGCCCGGGATCTCGTGCAGCGCTGGCACGGCGAGGGCGGCGGCCTCCTCGAGTTCGCGATCACCCCCCGCTTTGCCCCGAGCTGCTCCCGTCCCTTGATGGAGGCGGCCGCGCGGCTCGCCCGCGATCACGGCCTCCTCGTGCAGACGCACGTCGCCGAGAACCCGGCCGAGGGCGAGGCCACGTTGCGCGCGCACCCCTGGGCGCGCGACTACGTCGACGTCTACGACCGCGTCGGCCTGCTCACCGGGCGCGCCCTGCTCGCGCATGCCATTCACCTCTCGCCGCGCGAGTGGGACCGCCTCGCGGAGACGGGCTCGTCGGTCGTCCACTGCCCCGACTCGAACTTCTTCCTGGGCAGCGGCCGCATGCGCCTCTCCGACCCGCGCGCGCGCGGGGTCCCTGTCGGGCTGGGCAGCGACGTCGGCGCCGGCCGCAGCTTCGACATGCGCCGCAGCATGTCGAGCGCCTTCGACAACGCCCTCTGCCTCGGCGACCGCCCGACCCCCGCCGATCTCTTCGTCCTGGCCACGCAGGGCACCGCCGACGCCGTCGGCCTGGGCCGCGTCGTCGGCAGCCTCGACGTCGGCAAGGAGGCGGACTTCATCGCCGTCCGTTTCCCCGAGCACGTGATCGGCGAGGCCGAGACGCTGAACCACCTCGTCTTCGCGTCCGACGCGACCGTCCAGCGCGCCTTCGTGCGCGGCCAGCCTGTCTACCCCTGA
- a CDS encoding formylglycine-generating enzyme family protein produces the protein MHRFAPSTRKPAPPRARALRAAVAVGFAVALASLALLVVRLADAPSVPLTLGAGAITGSLPRRLRFEWRLVRDRHWQIASSPAESREATDQIEGTRGACPTGMVEVSGLMKLDPAPKTQGDLRSIDEMQRTTCKHWISRDYPERCAEFDREKWLSMSKDLDTKPMHFCMDRYEYPNQKGVYPFILVSFYEANELCAEEGKRLCDEAEWTFACEGEEARPYPYGYIREPEACVVDQAWRPYIETALRPRGGPAAMAEMDRLWQGMASGVQPRCRSPFGVYDMTGNIDEWTRSVREGERPSILKGGYWGPVRTRCRPSTRSHDENHMFYQQGFRCCADHGATIGVPAERAVTGDPAAAPLPRELR, from the coding sequence ATGCACAGGTTCGCCCCTTCGACGCGGAAGCCCGCGCCCCCGCGCGCGAGGGCGCTGCGCGCCGCCGTCGCCGTCGGCTTCGCGGTGGCCCTCGCGTCGCTCGCGCTGCTCGTGGTGCGGCTCGCGGATGCGCCGTCCGTGCCGCTGACGCTCGGCGCGGGCGCCATCACGGGCTCGCTGCCGCGGCGCCTCCGCTTCGAGTGGCGCCTCGTGCGCGATCGCCACTGGCAGATCGCCTCGTCGCCTGCCGAGTCGCGCGAGGCAACCGACCAGATCGAGGGCACCCGCGGCGCCTGCCCGACAGGCATGGTCGAGGTCTCCGGCCTCATGAAGCTCGACCCGGCGCCGAAGACCCAGGGCGACCTGCGCTCCATCGACGAGATGCAGCGGACCACCTGCAAGCACTGGATCAGCAGGGACTACCCCGAGCGGTGCGCGGAGTTCGATCGCGAGAAGTGGCTCTCGATGTCGAAGGACCTCGACACGAAGCCGATGCACTTCTGCATGGATCGCTACGAGTACCCCAACCAGAAGGGCGTCTATCCTTTCATCCTCGTCTCGTTCTACGAGGCGAACGAGCTCTGCGCCGAGGAGGGCAAGCGCCTCTGCGACGAGGCCGAGTGGACCTTCGCCTGCGAGGGCGAGGAGGCGCGCCCCTACCCCTACGGTTACATCCGCGAGCCTGAGGCGTGCGTCGTCGATCAGGCATGGCGCCCGTACATCGAGACCGCGCTGCGCCCGCGGGGCGGCCCCGCGGCCATGGCCGAGATGGACCGGCTCTGGCAGGGCATGGCGTCGGGCGTCCAGCCCCGCTGCCGGAGCCCCTTCGGCGTCTACGACATGACCGGCAACATCGATGAGTGGACCCGTTCGGTCCGCGAGGGCGAGCGCCCCTCCATCCTGAAGGGCGGCTACTGGGGCCCTGTCCGCACGCGCTGCCGCCCCTCGACCCGCTCGCACGACGAGAACCACATGTTCTACCAGCAGGGCTTCCGCTGCTGCGCGGACCACGGCGCCACGATCGGCGTCCCCGCGGAGCGCGCCGTCACCGGCGACCCTGCCGCCGCCCCGCTGCCGCGCGAGCTCCGCTGA
- a CDS encoding SH3 domain-containing protein produces the protein MDHPPAGQGASPGPRDVRAEHAGTRLAARAEPPGAAPAPPRARQLDRLTGLVLLAAAAVVLLPMAPVVFRAVAGDRSPVQSAGRFAHVLDGRPSADRGAQIHPRFPFDEDPGSDERPSPHDDGPALEDEEDPGAPGRLQAGIASRGITLLDEPRADGTRVGSIAAGEIVMIVREAGAWALVMKNGGGDLLMGWARRSEIAIR, from the coding sequence ATGGACCACCCCCCCGCCGGACAGGGTGCCTCGCCTGGCCCCCGCGACGTGCGCGCCGAGCACGCCGGCACACGCCTCGCTGCCCGGGCGGAGCCGCCGGGCGCCGCGCCGGCCCCGCCGCGCGCGCGCCAGCTCGATCGGCTGACCGGGCTCGTGCTCCTCGCTGCCGCCGCCGTCGTGCTGCTCCCGATGGCGCCTGTCGTGTTTCGGGCGGTCGCCGGCGATCGCTCGCCGGTGCAGAGCGCTGGCCGGTTCGCGCACGTCCTCGACGGGCGTCCCTCGGCGGATCGGGGCGCGCAGATCCACCCTCGCTTCCCGTTCGACGAGGATCCAGGCTCCGACGAGCGGCCATCACCTCACGACGACGGCCCTGCCCTCGAGGACGAGGAGGACCCGGGCGCGCCTGGGCGCCTCCAGGCGGGCATCGCCTCGCGCGGCATCACGCTGCTCGACGAGCCGCGGGCGGACGGCACCCGGGTCGGCTCCATCGCCGCCGGCGAGATCGTGATGATCGTGCGCGAGGCGGGCGCGTGGGCCCTCGTCATGAAGAACGGCGGGGGCGACCTGCTCATGGGCTGGGCCCGCCGGAGCGAGATCGCCATCCGATGA